The nucleotide sequence TCAGGGTAGGAatttgccttctccaacaactaACGGTTGTCCAAACTCCATGTAAATATCTCCTATGATGGGATGCTCAGTGCTCCACCTATCCCAAAAGAGGGCCTGATTTGCCTCCCAGTAACTGTAACTATCTACAAGGTTCTATGGCTTCGGAGCCACAGAATTTGTTGAGTATGGGGAacgtgtcagtcactcagtcatgtccaactctttgcagtcccatggactgccaggctcctgtgtccatgggactctccaggcaagatcctggagtgagtagccattccctcgaacccacgtcttctgcattgcaggcagattctttacattctgagcCATCAGAGGGATCTCAGAAGTCCAAAGGCACTGGGGAGCCAGGGAAGAGTCTATGTAGGAGAGGGCCCTGGTCAGATGTGTGCTTAGAAAGACCTTACGAGCCACAGTGGTCAGGGCTGGTATAGAGGAGACATTGGGGGAGTGGGGCTGTGGGAACACAGAAGAGGTGCCTGACGCCCTTGGAGATTGTTAGGGAAGGCCTCCTATAGGAGGAGAAGTCTGAATGGTAAGAACAGAATTAAAGAAGGAAGTGGAAAGCATATACAAGTAGAAGGAAAAATCtgtgtaaagaaagctgagatgtTCTGCACAATTGACCACGGCCCACCCCTGCCCAAATCCTCCCTTGACTCCCATCCTCAGGATGAGGAACAAACTGTTTAGATTGAgttctttcattcattaaaaatgacAGAGCTCTCACTGTATGCCTGGCTCTACTGAGCTGTGCTGGATTGAGCaccttttccaaaagaaaaatatgtacgTATATAACTgaacttgtatttttctttttaattattagcCTCtaagtaggatttttttttttttttttaattctggggcggggggagggggggtgaaGTTTACTACATCTAAAGGGCTTTGCTCAGCACCTGGCACGGGTAAAATGATTATGGCCAGAGGGCTGGAACATCTGCTCTAACTGGCTGGCCTTGCGGACTCCTGGAATACTAAGGGGCTTCTGGAGGGCGCGGGGGTGGCCCCCTCTTCCATTCATCCTAGAGTGGAGGGAGCGGGCCCCTGATCCGTGAGGACAGAATTTCCTGCCCATTTGCTGCTCACACCTTCCGGAGGCCAAACGGGCAGCCCAGCTGCGGCCCCAAGGGGGAGGGGCGCGGCCGCCCGGCAGATGGCGGCATTTACATACAGCTGGGAGTCCCCTCTGAGGCGGGGCGTCTGGTGCGTCTGTGATGGGGcgggggttggggcgggggaggTTGGGAGGATGGCTTTGTTTTGGGGAGGGGAACATACTTGAGCAAGCAggcatacacacgcacacacgggTCCACAAAGAACACTGGATCTTCATCCTGGCCACACAGGGGTACACCCCTGGACCTTCCACACCCAGGCTCCACACACAAATCCTCAGTCATTTACAGCCTCCCGAAGACCTTACCATGTACACAAGCCCAGCCACCTAGAGGCACCTGCACAGGCCGCAAAGTCACAGGTTCCTACAGCTACACAGGAGCTCACATTCACGCACTCAACTGCACGGAGAGACACCTACACAGCCACGGCAATCTCAGAAAGTCACACAACCGTGAAATCATGTCCATCGTCATTCTCCCACGCAGGTGTGTGCATGCgaccgccccacccccacccctcccgccACCGCACACCGCACACACAATCTGAGAATTATTTACGACTCACAAAGAGGTTTAACCATACAGTTTCAGGCACACATGGAGCTACACAATCTCACCTAGACACACAATCACAGTCACGTGTACCCTCTCCTTCCTGTAGCTCTtactctcaccacacacacacttactgaGTCTTAAAATCATATCCAACCTGACACACGAGCTtaacccccatccccaccctgtcCTCAGTCACACAAGGTTGTGCCCACAACGGCATGTAAGATCACACACTCACTACATTGCCTGTGTCCAGGACAGGATCTCACTGTCGCTCCAGCGCGCTGCTCTCCTTCCCCTGCGACCTCCTCCCCTGGGGTCCCCCGAAGCCCGCGGCTGCCCGAGGGGGCGGAGCCGTCCTCTCAGATATAAGGCTCCGGAGCCCGCAGCTGCGGCTCCCAAGGCCCCCCAAAAGGCCATGGTCGCCCCGCAGATGCCCCAGCTCCTCTCCTCGACGGTGATCCTGGCGCtctttttccttccccaggtCAGAGCCGAAGTGGAaaggggggatgggagggagggagatccGGGGGTCTTCAGGACAGGGCGAGGGGCGGACGAGACGCGTGGTTCCCCCCGGTCCCCCTCACGCGGTTCCCCTCTCCGCCCCAGGCACAGCCGGCCGGCGTCTTCGAGCTGCAGATCCACTCTTTCGGGCCAGGACCAGGTCCGGGCACGCCGCGGTCCCCCTGCAAGGCAGGGGGCTCCTGCCGTCTCTTCTTCAGGGTCTGCCTGAAGCCAGGGCTCTCCGAGGAGACCGCCGAGGCTCCTTGCACCCTGGGCGCGGCGCTGAGTGCGCGCGGACCGGTCTACACTGCGCAACCTGGAGCGCTAGCGCCGGAACTGCGGCTGCCGGACGGCCTCCTGCGCGTGCCTTTCCGGGACGCGTGGCCGGTGAGACCCAGCCCCGGGGCATTCCCGTGTGGAGGCCTCACCAGAATCTCGGCTGCCATCTGCGCTCCAACTTCCAACACTCTGCCCTCCTGGGACTCCAAATTCCCAGTACCGCTATCTCGAATTCCACATTCTCACACGCAGAAACCCtacccatgcatgcatgctcagtagctaagttttgtccgactctttgcgacccaatttTCTGACTCCAACTTGCCCTCTAGGGATCCCCaatccaccctccccccacccacatcTGGAAACCCGAATTCCCAGAACCCCATGCTCACCTTCTGGAAATTCTCAATTCACAGAACCCTCCTCACTGGGGATCCCTAAACACTGGGATCCTAATTTTATCCCAAAATTTCCTTGCACCTGGGGACCCTTCTACACTCTGTCTTGGGTACCCCCAATATCTTCTCACCTTATCTCACACCTTTCAGTTGGGGCCTTTATCCATGACTTTTTCACCTCCAAAATCCTATTTCCCATCCCACAACCCCCAAAGCATAGGGGCGAAcacaggttttttaaaattctagacaCTTGTCCTTTTAGGAAAGTGACTTTCTCTTTTCCAGCCTCagctccctcatctgtaaaacaaacaGGGGACCATCATGGTACATCACAGCGGTCCCTTTTGAGGGATTCAACTAGGTATCTTGAGTTCCCACATAGTGAGTGCTCAATTGttattgttcattcactcagtcgtgtccgcctctttgtgaccccatggactgcagcacaccaacttccctgtccttcaccatctcccagagtttgctcaaattcatgtctattgagttgatgccatccaatcatctcatcctcagtcatccccttctcttgccttcaatctttcccagcatcagggtcttttccaatgagtcagctcctcacatcaggtggtcaaagtactggaaattcagcatcagtccttccaatgctcAATAAAGACAGCCGAAACAGTCATTCCTTCCCTGGGCCAGTCCCTGTGGGAATTGTCCTGTCCGTGTTTAGCATCCAGCACGGTCATCACTCTTTACCCCTAAAGTCTGGCCTTGACCGGTACCTGTCCTGACCactgtctttcttcttttctcgcACCTTCCTCCACCCAACCAGGGCACCTTCTCTCTCATCATCGAAACCTGGAGAGAGGAGTTAGGTGGACAGATTGGAGGTGAGTGTTTTCAGTTCTGGCTCTTTGCTGCGGAGTGTGGGGGCTCCAGGGAGTTGGGGCATGATGTGAGGTCAAGGAGAGTGACGATGGGCTGTCCGTAGGGTGGGGTGTTCACAGAATTGCTGCCCCCATGGTGTCGTCACAGTTCTAGAGTGTGGTGTGGGGCGTTGACAGCCCCAGGACTCTTGGTGTGTCGATACGGAAATGTCCTGACATCAAAGTGGGTTGGGGGACAGGAGAAGCTCTCTTACTCTCTTGGAATTGAGTCAATGGGCCAGGATATAATATTTAACAGTCACCATCTGATTTTGAGAACCCAGAGTCCAATATGAGTTACTTTCTTGTTCTTGTATGCTGAGCTCTGTCACCTTGCCTACATAGAGGGCCCCAGGAGCCCTTTGGGACGCTGCAGTTTCACCAGAGAGGTTTCAGGGAGGGACAATGGAAGATCTTAACCTTAATTGGAGGGGAACTTTGGTGCTATATAAGACCCAcagtgggggggggggtctgTCACCATTTTCATATAAGAAGATCCTGAGGCACAATTTGGAGGTGTTTTGACCTCACTTCAAAGACCGTCATTGTCCCTTGGCCATAAAGGGGTATCATATGTCCCAGGGTGGTTAAGAGGTCTCTTCACTACTTTAATATACAAAGATCCTAGGGCAAAATACAGGGGCATTTAAGCTTTGGGAGAACCGTTATCATGATAACGGTCATCGGGATCGCGTTATCAAAGATCCCCAGGGCGCACTGGCGGTGTTTGCAGCCTTGCTAAGTAACTGTCATCCTCAGCACTCAAAAGGCGTCTTTTGACCTCCTTGAGATGGGCAGGGAGAGTGCGAGCCTACGCCCTCCGTCGTCTCCAACCCGAGACTGAGCTGGGCCGCATCCCAGCACATCTCCCTTCCCCCCGCAGGTGCCGCCTGGAGCCTGCTGGCGCGCGTGGCCGGCCGGCGTCTTCTGGCAGCTGGGGGCCCGTGGACCCGGGACGTGCAACGCGCAGGCGCCTGGGAGCTGCGCTTCTCCTATCGTGCGCGCTGCGAGCCGCCGGCCGTCGGGGCTGCGTGCGCGCGCCTCTGCCGCTCGCGTGGCGCCCCCTTGCGATGTGACCCGGAACTGCGTCCCTGCGCGCCCGTTGAGGAAGAGTGCGAGGCACCGCGTGAGTCCGGCATTCAACCTCACCCCATCCCGTCACGGCCCCCAGGCCCCTTTCACAACCTGGTTACCCGCTTCAGGGAACTGGGGACCCGAGAACCGCTCCCCAGTTCCACTCAGGGTCTTCAGCCCGCTCCCAGGATCCAGCTACCACCTTCAGGAAAAGCCCTGCCTGGACACTCCAGCCCCGTTCCCTCTTCCCAGCCCTCTTGTCTCCCCCAGTTGGAATCCCACACCCATTTCCCATCTTGTATCCCCAGTTCCTCCCCTAATCCATACTCACACCCCTTTCCCGATGCTCGGACCCCAAAGCTTTTCTAATTCTGGGGCTTTCCTACTCCTATTCAGGAACTTGGGAATCTCCTCTCATTCCCCACCGCCCTGCCCCACCAATCCCCGCTCCCTGCGATTGCACTCCAGACCCCACTGTGTTCTGAAGCTTGGGATCCCCACCTACCTGGATACCCCAGTGTCTGAGCCCCTAGAACTCCCAGGCTTACCATATCCTCCCAGACCCGCCCTAATCCAAGGCCCTCCCATTTCCCCTGAAAGGCCGGGGTCCCTCCTCAATCCTcagtcttctttcttccttctcttctctccaggCTCAGACCTGGGAGCCCCCACTCCATTCTCCTTccaagagcacagactctggaactCATTGGTCTGGGTTTTAAATCCTCTCTCTACTGCTTCCTTGCTGGGTGAATCACCCCACCTCTAGGGGCCccagtttccctgtctgtaaacTGGGGGTCTCAATACCAGGTAGCCCAGTGGGTTGTCAGTCACAAAGATCAGAGGAGGGATGCAGGGAAAGTGCTCAGAATCGTCTCTGATTTCCTATCCTCCTGACTCTGCCCTTCAATATTCCTCTTCCCCTCTGCCTCTCCTTCCCCCCACAGCGGTGTGTCGagcaggctgcagcccagagcACGGCTTCTGTGAGCAGCCTGATGAGTGTCGATGCCTGGAGGGCTGGACTGGGCCCCTCTGCACAATCCCTGTCTCCAGCAGCAGCTGCCTCAGCTCCAGGGGCCCATCGTCTGCCACCACTGGATGCCTCGTACCTGGGCCTGGGCCCTGTGATGGGAACCCGTGTGCCAATGGGGGCAGCTGTAGTGTCAGTATCAACCCTCCTGCCTCATCCTGGACCATACTTTACTCGGGGAGTCCCCTGTCTGGGGCTCCATGACACAGCAGCCTCAGGGAGGCTAGctatcagggagggcttcctggaagtcTCCAGCCTGCATCTGGGGCCCTGAAGTAGGATGAGGTGATGGGGGTTGGAGAGAGCAGACCCAGTGGGTGGCAGCTAAAGTTGTGGCTGTGGGAATGCTGAGGGATCCTGTGGGGCAGGGAACAACTCAGGGCTCAGGTAAGTGTGGTGGGACCAGGTGGGTTGAGGATTCGGGATGGGTGACCATCAGAGACTTCCTGGAgatgggctggggctgggcttcTGAAGTCCAGTTTGGTGGATGGGGGGTGATTGGAGAAGCTAGACCAGATGAGTGGCGTAGGCAAAGCAAACGTGGTGGTGGGGGTGAGCCTGGGATGAAGCAGAGCTCAGTGAGGGGGACAGTGACAAACACTCAGTATTCAAGTTAGAGGGAGGGTGTGAGAAAGGGAGACCcagggaaggcttcatggaggaggcgGGCTTAGAGCTAGGATCTGGAATTAGGCCTGGGCCATGCAGGCAGCACCAGGGAGGGCAGACAGGGCGGGCAGCATTTGATCCGCAAAGGTATAGAggctctctctgggcctccagaACCTCCCCTCTGTGGGGCTGGGTG is from Bos indicus isolate NIAB-ARS_2022 breed Sahiwal x Tharparkar chromosome 18, NIAB-ARS_B.indTharparkar_mat_pri_1.0, whole genome shotgun sequence and encodes:
- the DLL3 gene encoding delta-like protein 3 isoform X3; the encoded protein is MVAPQMPQLLSSTVILALFFLPQAQPAGVFELQIHSFGPGPGPGTPRSPCKAGGSCRLFFRVCLKPGLSEETAEAPCTLGAALSARGPVYTAQPGALAPELRLPDGLLRVPFRDAWPGTFSLIIETWREELGGQIGGAAWSLLARVAGRRLLAAGGPWTRDVQRAGAWELRFSYRARCEPPAVGAACARLCRSRGAPLRCDPELRPCAPVEEECEAPPVCRAGCSPEHGFCEQPDECRCLEGWTGPLCTIPVSSSSCLSSRGPSSATTGCLVPGPGPCDGNPCANGGSCSETLGSFECTCPRGFYGLRCEVSGVTCADGPCFNGGLCVGGADPDSAYICHCPPGFQGSNCEKRVDRCSLQPCRNGGLCLDLGHALRCRCRAGFAGPRCEHDLEDCTGHTCANGGTCLEGGGARRCSCALGFGGRDCRERADPCAARPCAHGGRCYAHFSGLVCACAPGYMGARCEFPVHPDGAGALPAAQPGLREGDPQRFLLPPALGLLVAAGLAGAALLLVHVRRRGPSRDTGPRLLAGTPEPSVHALPDALNNMRTQEGPGDGPREPDLRTWSPDCCV